In Phaseolus vulgaris cultivar G19833 chromosome 3, P. vulgaris v2.0, whole genome shotgun sequence, the sequence atctcatgtccattagtaagataaccagttcactaaattgttgtgtcgtttttactccacatggttgcgttttacaggacttggctacggggaggatgattggctcgggtaaacaacacgcaggcttatactacatgtccctttttccaaaccaagcccacacatctcaaatatcgaccgatcctgatttatggcataagcgccttggacatccttctccagcgtgtctacaacttgtatcttccCTACTACCTATCCCacagtaaaaatctcattcccattcatcattgtagtatttgtcccaaagctaaacagacaaggctaccctttcctttaagcacaataaaatctcattctccatttaatctattgcattgtgacatttgggatcctcataaaaccccaactcattttggaaaacgttttttttctcactatagtcgatgtacttggctatttcttatgaatcacaaatctgaaacccaacatttcattacatttgcacaaaatcaatttcaggcatctaataaaaccatccgcgttgacaacggactggaatttatttcaatgtatgatttttttctcaaaaaaggtattgaatgtcaacgcacttgcgtttacactcctcaacaaaatgggtagtagaacgcaaacatagacatgttttaaacacagcacgagccctcctatttcagtccaatttaccattagaattttggggagaatgcgttttaaccgccacatatatcattatcgcttgccatcacctttattaaaaaataaatcaccttttgagctactatataatcaaccaccttcactttctcacctaacaacttttggttgcctttgttacgcaactgttgtttcacctaagcaaaaatttgatccgcgtgcccgacaatgcatcttcattggttatcctcacagtaaaaaagcatacaaattatttgatatagatgcaggcactttttttacaagtcgggatgtcatcttccatgaaagtgttttcccattctgccaacagtcacagacacaatcctcacctccattacaaggtattttgcccactgttgacattgacttacccactcctgtccaacattcactcgatcaaccttcttctcttactcatcacaatgcacctgaacctccatcaaaccaacctttttctcctactcgtcacaatacacctgaacctccatcaaaccaaccctcttctcctactcgtcacaatgcacctgaacctccatcaaaccaaccttattctcctactcgtcacacctgaacctccagtagaccaaccttcttctcccatgccaagaagtttagcacccattaccaaaccttctccaaccgaccttcctgttcgacgatccagtcgcacatcaacccaaccttcctggcttcaagactacgtaacgggatcccaagccaatcattcgaccactgcccaaAACCGAcagaatggaaccaggtatcctatgcatcattttctttctaattcacgattttcttctacacatagtgcatatcttgctaacatcacagccaccaaagaacctcacacttatgctcaagctatccttgatccaaattggcaaaaagcaatggacgaagagctttccgccttgcagctaaatcaaacgtggaccttgacatcGTTACCCGCTGGacagaaacccatcggatgcaaatgggtctataaaataaagtacaactcagatggtagcgtcgacagatataaggcgcgccttgtcgcaaaggggtacactcagattgaaggtgtcgactattctgaaactttttcaccaacagcaaaattaacaactttgaggtgtctcctcaccattgcagccgtcagaaattggtttactcaccagctagatgtgcaaaatgccttcttacatggcacattgcatgaaattatttacatggacttgccacccggacatcatcgacagggggagaacattgtatgtcgactcaacaaatccctttatggtctcaaacaagcatctcgaacatggttttcaacattttctcatgtgattaaatctgtaggatttcaaccgtccaagacagattactctctattcacacgacagaataactcatcatttactgcccttttgatttatgtggatgatattcttctgacaggaaatgatttgacagaaattcagcgtgttaaagattgtttattataacaatttcgcattaaagatcttggagacctaaaatattttctagggattgaattttcccgttccaaagctggtatttacatgtcccaaagaaaatatgcgcttgatattttgcaggatacgggactcacagatgctcgtccagacaaattttCAATGcaacaatacctaaaactcacaccagacgatggagagttattaaaggatccagtcaaatacaggcgactcgtgggacgactgatatacctcacggttactcgacctgacatagcattttcggttcggaccctaagtcaatatatacaggatccacggaaacctcattgaGATGCCACAATTCGAGttctaaagtacatcaaaggatcaccaggacaaggattgttattgtcatccgaaaacaatctgacattgacagcttattgtgactcagactggggaggttgtcagacaactcggagatattgcatttttcttggttcatctattatctcatggaagtaaaaaaaacagacaaacgtatcaagatcatggaagcagaataccgcgcaatggccaatacttgtttggagatagtttggttgcgatatctgttgcaggatttaaaggtgccatgtaacttgccagctcaacttttctgtgacaatcaagcggcattacatatagcagcaaactcagtatttcatgaacgcacaaaacacattgagatagactgccacattgtgcgagaaaaattacaagctggataatcagtccttcatatgtaccgacacaatatcagctcgcagatatttttacgaaggcattgggcaaggaacgattttttacgctacgacacaagttggggattcttgatcttcacctaccaacttgaggggagtattaaggaaataataattataaaattatatgcaattattgtatgcaatatttgacgatattgtacccaattatatgcaattaatttaataattatagaatctcataattagtatcctacctaattagattgtaatttgggagagagaaactccctatatatttcctatacattactgatgtaatatacacataagagaataagaaacatattttcttcttgccattttttatcattttcttataaatacTGTGTTTATCTCgaaattatatacaaattttacaGTGCCATGAGTTCGTAGATCTTATCTCTTTCTTATCCATGTAGGTTAATCTTACTTTCTCTAGTTTTTGTTGATAgagaaattattaatattaacaaataaTTGATGCCATTATtgaattttgtataaattttgtatCATGAAGTTAAAGTTGCACTCTAAATTTTCTAGATTTCTCTTAATAAACTTGGGAAACTTGTTCTACAATGATTTGCAAGGCAATAAGTTATGTTTTAAAAATCAACCattcattaatttaaaatattaatagagaaattataaaattataaaatcttaaaatatatttaagtttgAACACATTTctagttataatttttattaaaaaatattaccaATTACTTAGTAAAGAAAAAATAGCAGTGACCTAGCGGACtcagaaaaacaaaacaaaatcagtTCGCAGCGACATCGACGCGGCAGTTAACGAATCATTTCGCTAAACGCCACGTGTCGTTTTTCCGTTATCAGTTTGTTTTCCGTTTCTGGTTGAACTCCAAATCCACACAACGGTTAACGACCTTGGAAGTTGGAAGTTTGAAACTCCGTTCAGCAATGGCATCTGAAAACCCCAACCAGAAAAACTGTCTCTATCCGCAGGTAATAATCGATGCAAACCCCGAAACATGCTCTTCCAACCCTTCTTCCAATCTCTACCCCAAAATCGACGAGGTCGGAAACCTCCTCCCGGACAACATCAGCCCCTCCGCCCCGCCGCTCGCGGCCGAGGAGGTTCTCATCAAGGTCCCCGGCGCCATCCTCCACCTCATCGACAAAGAATGCAGCGTGGAGCTCGCCTGCGGCGACCTCACCATCATCTGCCTCCGCCAGGGGACGAATATCGTCGCCTTTTATGCCAATGTCGGAGACATACAGTGGCCCCTGGCGAAGGACGAGGCGGCGGTCAAGGTCGACGACTCGCATTACTTCTTCTCCCTCCACATGCCGGACGAATCCAAATCAGATTCCTCCAGTGATGAGGAGGAGAAAAGAGGAATCTTCAACCTCCGCCGGAAccggaagaagaagaacaaggaCTCTGTTCCCAGCGTGCTGAGCTACGGCTTAACGATAGCGTCGAAGGGGCAGGAGAATTTGGTGAAGGAGTTGGATAAGGTGTTTCAGGAATGCAGTGCTTTCTCGGTGCAGAAGGTGTCGGAGAATGCGAAGAAGGAGGGGGAGGCATTGGATGCGTCGGTGGCGACGGAGATATCGCCGGCGGATTTGCAGACGGAGGAGAAGAAGGAGATGTTGGAGGAGAAGTGTGCGATGTACTGGACCACGTTGGCTCCTAATGTAGAGGATTACAGTGGAACTGCTGCAAAGCTTATTGCGGCTGGTTCTGGACAACTGGTGAAGGGGATTTTGTGGTGTGGGGATGTGACGGTGGAACGGTTGCGGTGGGGGAATGAGATCATGAAGACAAGGATGGCAAAGGGTTCGCAGGAAGAGATTAGTCCCGAAACCATGAAGCGGATCCAAAGGTCGCTGTCTCTTAATTAATCTTCTTCTGCTTAGTTACTCAGCTTCAATTTGTTCTCTCTGTGTTGCTTTTGTTTGTTACAATAGATGATGATTTAAGGCATTTTCAGCACTCTTCCGTACTATGTTTTCTGTTCAATGTTTGTTAGACAAAGTTTTTAGTCTGCGACTTTTAGGTTGTCATGGCTTTTTGTTCGTTTTCTTGGTCTGCTACTCTGTTTGAACCTGAACCTTCAAATAATAACTGATGTTGTCTTTTGCATTGATGTTTATACAGGGTTAAGAGAATGACCCAGATGACAGAGAGTGTAGCAAATGGGGTCCTCACTGGGGTTGTGAAGGTCTCTGGATATTTTACTAGCTCACTGGCAAATTCAAAAGCGGGAAAGAAATTTTTCAGCTTTCTACCTGGCGAAGTTGTGCTTGCATCATTGGATGGATTCAGTATGTCAGTTATCTTAATCCTAACCATCACTGTGATGCTGTTTGAGTTCTAAGCACTAAGCAAATATCCCCTAGCagagaaagaaatagaaaaccTTCCATCTTCTTTGAAAAGCAAAGAAAATTAgggaaaagaaaggaaaatatatttttttttcttacaaattATACATGTGTGTAGAGCATTGAAGCTATCACACATGCGCAAAGGCTCGAAAGACAAAAATAACTTGAAAAGTGTTTTTGTAGTTGTTAAGAACGTTCTGAGTATGTTGTATTGGATAGCTTTAGTAATATTCCAgtggttttaaaaaaacaagCAATTTCTGTCAGGCTAAACAACAAAACAGAAAATTTGGTTTGAAATGGCTCACAAAAATAAGGTAATGAAGGAAATGTAGAATCATATAAATTTGGTTGGAGTCTCTTCCAGAATCAGTCTTTAGACATTCTTGTTCATTTGCTCGACAAATTTTCACATGTTTGGGCTCTAAGATCAACCAGGCCTGATCCTGCTATTTAGTAGGTACTATGTATAGTTTACTGAGTCAGTTATTATACTGATGATGTTTTTGTAAATAGGCAAAGTCTGCGATGCTGTTGAAGTAGCAGGAAAAAGTGTCATGTCAACATCAAACACTGTTACAACCGAGCTTGTCACTCATAGGTAAAGTCAATAGATGAACTATCTATGTTAAAATACCTATAGGAGAAAGTATGAAATCAGGTATAATTGAATTTGATGATACTGTCTAGATCTTTGGTCATGCTCTGATGCTATAATGACAAGAATGTATGATGCTTGAGAATGTGCATATCTTGTTATTTTGTAACTGTTTGTGAGCATTTTGGCAACGTGAACACTTGCAGATATGGAGAAGAAGCTGCAAAGGCAACAAGTGAAGGATTGGATGCTGCTGGTCATGCTGTGGGGACTGCATGGGCTGCATTTAAGCTTCGACAGGCTTTGAATCCTAAGAGTGTTATAAAACCTACAGCACTGACCAAATCTGCAGCTCAAGCTGCTGCTGCTGAATTTAAGGCTAAAATGTCGAAGTGATATGTGGCAGGAAATTATCATTTCCATGATGTCTGATCTTTGATCAGCATTAGATTTTTCCCAAGTGTAAAATGCAGGGTAATTCTACTTGcagactattttttttataccaaTTTTTTAACTTTAGAAGAGGAGAGAAGTGAATGATAGAATGGTTGATTTAATTGGAAGAGATAGAGGAAATTTGTGTTGTAAATAAGTGTTTTAAGAATTGATTTGTATACTTTAGCTGTCATTTCAGTTAATTAAACATAGTTTTCTTCGGAGTTAGTTGAAGAATGTTTTTCTATTATGATAGTGATGTCTTGAATCATCGGAGTAGCCAAAAGGGAATAAAAAAATGCATGCATGCATACCATGTGGTCCAACTTCCAGTACATCGTAGAACACACCACTAATTCTGATAATCTGATAATCAAATAATCTCTTAAATATAGAATAAGGgaatacatatttatatattatataaattgacaataaaaatttatgtaaataatatgttctagattattttttaaagtagaaagatatttttctaactgtttcacaaaaatttgtttcttatttttataatcataataataatttatacaataaaattttaattttgaaaaattaatattttttaaatcggATACTTCACATATACATGTTAGACACCAACACATAATTTAAGAGAAGAGTTCGAGTTTCATGCTTCATAAGTTAACAAACTAAAT encodes:
- the LOC137805980 gene encoding protein EARLY-RESPONSIVE TO DEHYDRATION 7, chloroplastic yields the protein MASENPNQKNCLYPQVIIDANPETCSSNPSSNLYPKIDEVGNLLPDNISPSAPPLAAEEVLIKVPGAILHLIDKECSVELACGDLTIICLRQGTNIVAFYANVGDIQWPLAKDEAAVKVDDSHYFFSLHMPDESKSDSSSDEEEKRGIFNLRRNRKKKNKDSVPSVLSYGLTIASKGQENLVKELDKVFQECSAFSVQKVSENAKKEGEALDASVATEISPADLQTEEKKEMLEEKCAMYWTTLAPNVEDYSGTAAKLIAAGSGQLVKGILWCGDVTVERLRWGNEIMKTRMAKGSQEEISPETMKRIQRVKRMTQMTESVANGVLTGVVKVSGYFTSSLANSKAGKKFFSFLPGEVVLASLDGFSKVCDAVEVAGKSVMSTSNTVTTELVTHRYGEEAAKATSEGLDAAGHAVGTAWAAFKLRQALNPKSVIKPTALTKSAAQAAAAEFKAKMSK